From the genome of Candidatus Manganitrophaceae bacterium:
TCGAGCTCCTTCCCGACTCCGATCTCGGTATTCCGGGCCTGGTGGAAGCGGTGCGGCAAGGCCATGTCACCGTCGTCAATCCGCTCGGCGCCAGCGTGCTGGAGAACCCCGCGCTCAATGCCTTTCTCCCCGGCATCGCACAATATTTTCTCGGTCAACCGCTGGAGCTGCCGACGGTGGCGACCTGGTGGTGCGGGAGAGCGCGGGAGCGCCGTCATGTGCTCGCCCATCTCGACCGGATGGTGGTCCGGACGATCCACCGGCGGGTGGGGGCCCGGCCGATCTACGGCCCCCTCCTAAGCAGTGAGGAGCGGCGGGAGGTCGCCCACCGGATCCAGACGCAGCCCCACCTCTATGTCGGCCAGGAACAGATCGCCCTCTCCTGCGCGCCGACCCTGGTGGAGGGAAAATTGGCGGCGCACCATGCGGTTCTCCGGGCCTTTCTCATCGCGCGGGATGACGGCTATGTCGTCATGCCGGGCGGCCTGACCCGGGTCGGCTCCTCGGGGGACAACCTGATCGTTTCGAACCAGGCCGGCGGCATCGCCAAAGACACCTGGATCATCGCGTCGGAGCCGGAGAAGCAGACCTCTCTGTTGCCGCCGGCGACCGCCGCAATCGTGTCGACGCAGCCGCCGTCGCTTCCCCCGCGCGCGGCGGACAATCTCTTCTGGTTCGCCCGTTATGCGGAGCGGGCCGAGCAGAGCATGCGCTTGATGCGGACGGTTCTGACCGCTTATCAGAGCAGCACCCGATTTGAAGAGCCGCACCATCCGGAAACGCTGGAAGCGCTGCGGCAAACCCTCAGTCGGGTCACCGGCCTCTTGCCGGGCGGGATGCCGGTGAGCGACTCCGCCTCGGAGCTCCTCGCAATCCTGGCCGATTCTCAGCTGCGCGGCGGGATTGCTTTCAATCTTAGGGTGATGTTGGAGGCGGCCCAGGGGGTCCGCGACCCTCTCTCCAGCGATGCCCGGCAGCTGGTCAACGACCTGCGGGAGCGGCTGACAACCCTTGAACGGCTTTCCCTCGACCAGCTCGTGGAAGCGGAGGAACATCTGAACCATCTGGTTACCGCGCTGGCGGGGTTGTCGGGTCTGGTCATGGAGAGCATGTTTCGGGGCGAGGCGTGGCTCTTTTGGGAGATCGGCCGCCGGCTGGAACGAGGACTATCACTGGTCTCGCTGTTGCGCGGCTCCCTCGTTCCGGCGCGACCCCGTCCGGTGGAGACGAACGTGCTGGAGGCGGTCCTCCGGACCTGCGACAACCTGATGGCTTATCGGCGCCTTCATAACGGCGCGCCGGAAGTCCTCCCCACCCTTGCCCTGTTGCTCCTGGATGAATTGAGCCCACGGTCGCTGAAATTTCAGCTCTCTCGCCTGGAGAAACATACCCTGGCGCTTCCCCGCGATTCCGACCCGCTCGAACTCAGCGAAGAGATCCGTTGCGTGCTGGAAGCGGCCGCTGCGATGCGACTTTTAGACCTCACGCTGCTGGCCTCGCCCGATCCGGCCATGGGGAGACGACAGGCACTCGATGAATTTCTTCGCCAAATCGAGCGTCTGCTGCGCGCCACTTCGGATGCCCTCAGCCGGGACTACTTTACCGACGGCCGCGGTCCCCGGCAACTTCTCCGGGCGGAGATGCCGACATGAAATACCGGATCATCCACGCCACCACCTATACGTACGAGCAAGCCGTCATCAGCTGTCAAGACGAAGCGCACCTCATCCCTCGCAACAGCCCGGACCAACGCCGTCTTCGCTATCAGGTCGAGATCGATCCCAAGCCGGGCTGCCTTACCGAACGGGACGACTTCTTCGGCAATCGGGTCCTCTATTTCGCCATTGATGAGCCGCACGAGCGGCTGGTGGTCACCGCCACGAGCGAGGTGTCGGTGGAGGAGAAACCCGCTCTGAGCGCGTTGTATATCGGTGTGTCGTGGCAGGAGGGGGTGCGCCGCCTCCACGCAGAGCGGAGCGCCGCCCATCTGGAGGCATGTCAATATCTGCCCGACTCGCCGATGATCACCATCACCCCCGAGATCCGGCGCTACGCGGCCCCCTCGTTTCGGAAAAACCGCCCGATGGCGGAGGTGGTGCACGATCTGATGGCGCGCATCCATCGCGATTTTACCTATGAGCCGGGGTCGACCACCGTCGCCACCCCCCTCTCGACCGTCTTGAAACACCGCCGGGGGGTCTGTCAGGATTTCTCCCACTTTGCGATCGCCTGTCTCCGCAGCCGCGGTATTCCGGCGCGCTATGTCTCCGGTTATCTCGAAACGATGCCGCTTCCCGGACAGACCAAGCTGCAGGGGGCCGATGCCTCGCACGCCTGGTTTTCCGCTTACGACTCGGCCTTCGGCTGGATCGATTATGATCCGACGAACAACCAGCTGCCGACCGTTCGCCACATCACGACCGCCTGGGGCCGCGATTATTCCGATGTGACCCCCCTCAAAGGGGTGATCTACGGCGGCGGCAAGCATCGTGCCGAGGTTGCGGTCGACGTGGTTGCCCTGTCGGCGACCCCCTAGCCAGACCGGACCTTTCAGCACGTTGCGTCGGGCCTCTTTCCTATTGTATCGACCTTGCGGATAGATCGATTCCGACCGCTCTATTCCCCTTTTTCCCATCCGCCCTCCGCCATTCATCTATTTTGATGTTTTCATGCAGTGCTTTGGTATCGATCTTTTCCAGCGGCTTGATTTTCAGATTTAAATGATGTGAATCTAGAGGAAGGACCAACCGGCGCAGGAAACAAGGGATCGGGCGAGAGGGGTAAAACGATGTCGGGCGAATCAATGCGGATTCTCACGATCAACAGCGGCTCATCCAGTCTGAAGTTCGCCCTTTATCGGACCGGCTCCTCCGAAACGTTGCTGCAAGCGGGAAGGATCGAGCGGATCGGTCATCGCCCCGCGCTCTTTCGCGTTCGGGATGCTGCCGGCCAGACCTTGATTGACGAATCTCCTTCCATGCCGGATCATGACGCTGCATTGAACCGGCTCTTTGAGTGGTTGAAAAGCGGCGGCCCGGCGCCCGATTTAGAGGCCGTCGGACACCGGGTTGTCCATGGCGGAATGCAATACGATCGGCCCCATCGGATCACGTCGTCCCTCTGCGACGTGCTTGAAGCGCTGCGGCCGCTCGCGCCGGATCACCTTCCCCACGAGATCAAAGCGATCCGGTCGGTGGGGATCGCGTATCCCACGCTCCCTCAGGTCGCCTGTTTTGATACCGCTTTTCATCGGCAGATGCCTCCGAGCGCGCAGCACCCGGCCCTGCCGCGGGAGCTTTGGAAAGAGGGGGTCCTTCGCTACGGCTTTCACGGCCTCTCCTACGAGTACATCGTCGATGCGCTGAGGAGGGAACGAGGAAAAACGGCCGACGGCCGCCTCGTTATTGCCCATCTCGGAAATGGCGCGAGCATGGCGGCGGTCGATCATGGCAGAAGCGTCGATACCACGATGGGAATGACCCCCACCGGCGGACTGGTCATGAGCAGCCGCTCGGGCGATCTTGATCCGGGAATGCTCCTTTATCTTCTTCAGGAGAAAGGGATGAAGCCGGCTGAGGTCGATGAGATGGTCAACCAGAAAAGCGGGCTGCTCGGAATCTCGGGAGCCTATTCAGATATGCAGGAGCTCCTCGATCGCGAGCAGGAAAATCCCCACGCCGCAGAGGCGGTCGCGCTCTTCTGCTACCAGGCGAAGAAGTTCTTGGGCGCGCTGGCCGCCGTTTTAGGGGGGGTTGAGACGCTTGTCTTTACCGGAGGGATCGGTGAGAACGCCCCCGCCGTTCGAGAGCGGATCTGCGCCGGAATGGGATTTTTGGGGATCGCGCTCGATCCGACGCGGAATCGGGCGAACGCTTCGGTGATCTCCCAAGAGGGGAGTCCGACGCAGGTCTTGGTGATGAAGACCAACGAAGAGCTGATGATCGCAAGACAGACGCATGCCCTGCTTCGCGGGGGAGAAACAAAGGAGACGGAATAAAAATGACAGATCTCGATTCTGATGCATTTGTTTTTTTCGGCGCCACGGGGGACTTGGCCTACAAGCAGATCTTCCCGGCCCTTCAGGCGATGATCCGGAGGGGGCATTTCAATATCCCGATTATCGGTGTCGCCAAATCGACCGAAGGGCTCGATGCCCTGCGGGCCCGCGCGCGGGAGAGCGTCGAGGAGCACGGCGGAGTCGACCGGCGCGCATTCGAGGTCCTTTCGTCCAAGCTCCAATTCGTCAATGGGGATTACAACGCGCCGGAGACCTTCCGTCAGCTGCGAAAGGCTTTGAACGGCGCGTCCCGGCCGCTCTATTACCTGGCGATCCCGCCCGATCTGTTTGCAACCGTCGCCCAAGGGCTGAGCCACTCGGGATGCGACACCGGCGCGCGCCTCGTCGTAGAGAAGCCGTTCGGCCGGGACCTCGCCTCGGCGCAGGCGCTCAGCCGGACGCTGCATCAGGCCTTCCCGGAATCGTCCGTTTTCCGGATCGATCATTTTCTCGGCAAGGAGCCGGTCCAGAATCTCCTTTATTTCCGTTTTGCCAATTCATTCCTGGAGCCGATCTGGAACAGCAACTATGTGCGGAGTGTTCAGATTACGATGGCGGAGAACTTCGGCGTGCAGGGCCGCGGTTTTTTTTATGAGGAGGTCGGCGCGATCCGCGATGTCGTCCAAAACCATATCTTGGAGATCGTCGCGCTGCTGGCGATGGCGGCACCGAGCGGCCGTGATCCAGACGCGTTGCGGGACGAGAAGAAGCGGGCCTTTCGCGCGATGCGTCCGCTCGTGCCGACCGACGTCGTCCGCGGCCAATTCCGCGGCTACCGAAGCGAAAAAGGGGTGGCGCCCGATTCCCAGGTCGAGACCTTCGCCGCGATCAAGCTCTCTATCGACACCTGGCGATGGGCCGGGGTTCCCTTCTACATCCGGACCGGGAAGCGGATGGCGGTGACGGCGACCGAGGTCTTGGTCGAGCTCAAGCAGCCGCCCCTGGCCGTCTTCGATCCAATCAGCCAGGAGCATGCGAACTATTTTCGCTTCCGCCTCGGTCCCGATGTGTCGATCTCTCTCGGCGCCCGCGCCAAGCTGCCGGGAGAAGCGATGGTCGGGGAGGGGATCGAGCTGATCGTCCGGCAAGCCCCCGGCGATGAGATGACGCCGTACGAACGGCTCCTGGGCGACGCCCTCCGGGGGGATCGGATGCTCTTTGTCGACGAGGAGAGTGTGGAGGCGGCGTGGAATGTGGTCGATCCGATCCTGGGGAACGCGACGCCGGTCCATGAATACGCGCCGGACAGCTGGGGGCCGGCGGAGGCCGATCGACTCATCGCGGGGGATGGCGGCTGGCACAACCCCCAGCCGTCGGCGGAAAAGCCGCCGGTCTAAGACGAACTGCTTTCGCTGTTGTAGAAATAAATCAGGAGGAGAGCTGCCATGAATAAATCGGCCACGCACCTGTCGGATACCGCCCTCGGAGAAACCCCCCTCTCTAGCGAAGCGCTTGACCGGATCGATGCCTACTGGCGCGCGTGCAACTATCTCTCCCTCGGGATGTTGTATCTCCAAGAAAATCCGCTGCTGCGGGAGCCGCTCAAGGCCGAGCATATCAAACGCCGCCTGGTCGGCCATTGGGGATCGGACCCCGGTCAGAGCTTTGTCTGGGTTCACCTCAATCGGCTGATCAAGAAAGACGACCTGAACATGATTTATCTCTCCGGCCCCGGACATGGCGCCCCGGCGGTGCTCGCAAATGCGTATCTCGAGGGGCGGTACTCCGAAGTCTATCCCGAGAAGAGCGAAGATCTGGAAGGGATGCGGCGGTTCTTCAAGGAATTTTCTTTTCCGGGCGGGGTCGGCAGCCATTGTACCCCCGAGACGCCCGGGTCCATCCACGAAGGGG
Proteins encoded in this window:
- the zwf gene encoding glucose-6-phosphate dehydrogenase; protein product: MTDLDSDAFVFFGATGDLAYKQIFPALQAMIRRGHFNIPIIGVAKSTEGLDALRARARESVEEHGGVDRRAFEVLSSKLQFVNGDYNAPETFRQLRKALNGASRPLYYLAIPPDLFATVAQGLSHSGCDTGARLVVEKPFGRDLASAQALSRTLHQAFPESSVFRIDHFLGKEPVQNLLYFRFANSFLEPIWNSNYVRSVQITMAENFGVQGRGFFYEEVGAIRDVVQNHILEIVALLAMAAPSGRDPDALRDEKKRAFRAMRPLVPTDVVRGQFRGYRSEKGVAPDSQVETFAAIKLSIDTWRWAGVPFYIRTGKRMAVTATEVLVELKQPPLAVFDPISQEHANYFRFRLGPDVSISLGARAKLPGEAMVGEGIELIVRQAPGDEMTPYERLLGDALRGDRMLFVDEESVEAAWNVVDPILGNATPVHEYAPDSWGPAEADRLIAGDGGWHNPQPSAEKPPV
- a CDS encoding transglutaminase family protein, yielding MKYRIIHATTYTYEQAVISCQDEAHLIPRNSPDQRRLRYQVEIDPKPGCLTERDDFFGNRVLYFAIDEPHERLVVTATSEVSVEEKPALSALYIGVSWQEGVRRLHAERSAAHLEACQYLPDSPMITITPEIRRYAAPSFRKNRPMAEVVHDLMARIHRDFTYEPGSTTVATPLSTVLKHRRGVCQDFSHFAIACLRSRGIPARYVSGYLETMPLPGQTKLQGADASHAWFSAYDSAFGWIDYDPTNNQLPTVRHITTAWGRDYSDVTPLKGVIYGGGKHRAEVAVDVVALSATP
- a CDS encoding circularly permuted type 2 ATP-grasp protein — encoded protein: MQRKETEIPHYQPYMAGYDEMCMPDGEVRPHWAYLARVLAGLNQSELDQRRAEANRLLRENGVTYNVYGDPAGGQRPWPLDLIPFLIPSEEWRRIESGLAQRAEVLNLLLRDIYGPRDLIRRGLLPSELVYGHPGFLRPCSPLTGRKPHALILYAADLARGPDGRMWVLSDRTQAPSGTGYALENRTVLSQVFPSLYRDSHVHRLAVFFRELRASLAGYAPAGTDEPRVVILTPGPLNETYFEHAYLANYLGYNLVRGDDLMVRNGRVWIRSLKRLEQVDVIWRRVDDTYCDPLELLPDSDLGIPGLVEAVRQGHVTVVNPLGASVLENPALNAFLPGIAQYFLGQPLELPTVATWWCGRARERRHVLAHLDRMVVRTIHRRVGARPIYGPLLSSEERREVAHRIQTQPHLYVGQEQIALSCAPTLVEGKLAAHHAVLRAFLIARDDGYVVMPGGLTRVGSSGDNLIVSNQAGGIAKDTWIIASEPEKQTSLLPPATAAIVSTQPPSLPPRAADNLFWFARYAERAEQSMRLMRTVLTAYQSSTRFEEPHHPETLEALRQTLSRVTGLLPGGMPVSDSASELLAILADSQLRGGIAFNLRVMLEAAQGVRDPLSSDARQLVNDLRERLTTLERLSLDQLVEAEEHLNHLVTALAGLSGLVMESMFRGEAWLFWEIGRRLERGLSLVSLLRGSLVPARPRPVETNVLEAVLRTCDNLMAYRRLHNGAPEVLPTLALLLLDELSPRSLKFQLSRLEKHTLALPRDSDPLELSEEIRCVLEAAAAMRLLDLTLLASPDPAMGRRQALDEFLRQIERLLRATSDALSRDYFTDGRGPRQLLRAEMPT
- a CDS encoding acetate/propionate family kinase, translated to MSGESMRILTINSGSSSLKFALYRTGSSETLLQAGRIERIGHRPALFRVRDAAGQTLIDESPSMPDHDAALNRLFEWLKSGGPAPDLEAVGHRVVHGGMQYDRPHRITSSLCDVLEALRPLAPDHLPHEIKAIRSVGIAYPTLPQVACFDTAFHRQMPPSAQHPALPRELWKEGVLRYGFHGLSYEYIVDALRRERGKTADGRLVIAHLGNGASMAAVDHGRSVDTTMGMTPTGGLVMSSRSGDLDPGMLLYLLQEKGMKPAEVDEMVNQKSGLLGISGAYSDMQELLDREQENPHAAEAVALFCYQAKKFLGALAAVLGGVETLVFTGGIGENAPAVRERICAGMGFLGIALDPTRNRANASVISQEGSPTQVLVMKTNEELMIARQTHALLRGGETKETE